In the Candidatus Niyogibacteria bacterium CG10_big_fil_rev_8_21_14_0_10_46_36 genome, one interval contains:
- a CDS encoding NrdH-redoxin, which translates to MEAKEVTIYSTPTCHFCQAAKAFFKENNIEYTDYNVAEDADKRNEMVEKSGQMGVPVIVIGEQIIVGFDEDKVKEILGM; encoded by the coding sequence ATGGAAGCAAAAGAAGTCACCATTTACAGTACACCAACTTGTCATTTTTGCCAGGCTGCCAAAGCCTTCTTTAAGGAAAACAATATTGAATATACAGACTATAATGTTGCAGAAGATGCCGACAAACGAAATGAGATGGTGGAAAAAAGTGGTCAGATGGGAGTGCCGGTTATTGTTATTGGAGAGCAGATAATTGTGGGCTTTGATGAAGACAAGGTTAAAGAGATACTTGGGATGTAA